Proteins encoded by one window of Vitis riparia cultivar Riparia Gloire de Montpellier isolate 1030 chromosome 11, EGFV_Vit.rip_1.0, whole genome shotgun sequence:
- the LOC117924750 gene encoding uncharacterized protein LOC117924750: protein MALGCMLAQLDDSGKERAIYYLSKRMLEYECRYIMIEHLYLALVWATRRLRHYVTEYSVLLVSRLDPLRYLFDRPVLTVFDDKPIDNDFPDEQFVSVTSIVGWQLYFDGAANQSGFGIGILLISPQGDHIPRSVRLTFSDHHRLTNNIVEYEACIIGLEIALDLGVRQLEIHRDSNLGIDIIGKISPKSSSGHEYILVFIDYFTKWVEAASYARLTAARVAKFIRSHIIWRYGVLYELISDRGMHFMGEVDTVIQEYGIQHHRSSVYRP, encoded by the exons ATGGCTTTGGGttgcatgttagctcagctcgatgattcagGGAAGGAGCGAgccatttattatttgagtaagaggatgctagaatATGAGTGCAGATATATTATGATTGAGCACCTCTATTTGGCATTAGTTTGGGCTACCAGGAGATTGAGACACTATGTGACAGAGTATTCCGTATTATTGGTCTCACGATTGGATCCACTGAGATATTTATTTGATAGGCCTGTTCTGACTG TATTCGATGACAAACCGATCGACAACGATTTCCCAGATGAGCAGTTTGTTTCAGTGACTAGTATTGTAGGATGGCAATTATACTTTGATGGTGCCGCCAATCAGTCGGGGTTTGGCATTGGTATCCTATTGATATCACCACAGGGCGATCATATTCCCAGATCAGTTCGGTTGACGTTTTCTGATCATCACCGTCTGacaaataatattgttgagtatgaggcatGCATTATAGGTCTAGAGATTGCACTAGATCTTGGAGTTAGACAGTTGGAGATCCATAGGGATTCCAACTTG ggtattgatattattgggaagatctCGCCCAAGTCCTCTAGTGGTCATGAGTACATCTTAgttttcattgattatttcaccaagtgggtggaagctgcTTCCTATGCTAGATTGACAGCGGCCAGAGTGGCTAAATTCATCAGATCTCACATTATCTGGCGATATGGGGTCCTCTATGAGCTGATTTCTGACAGAGGGATGCATTTCATGGGTGAGGTGGATACGGTGATTCAGGAGTATGGCATTCAGCATCATAGATCCTCTGTGTACAGGCCGTAG